The Streptomyces sp. NBC_00659 genomic interval CATCAAGGTGACCGATCCGGTGACCGGGGGTCCGCTGGGCGTGATGCGGCGGGCGGACGCCGACGGGCCCTCCAGCAATCCCGGCTACCGCGACGGCAGGGTCGCGCGGACGGTGCACGAAGGACACACCGCCGCCCTGTGGGAGTTCACCTGGGACGGCTTCACCGCTGCGGAGGGGCCACGGCACACCTACGACCTGTGCTGGGAGGAGGGTGGCCGGATGTACGACGTCTGGGTCTCCGCGCCGGTGAGCCGGGTGACGCAGGCCAAGGAGTACTTCGACGTGGCGGTGGACACCTTCGCGGTCTCGTGACGGAGCGATTCCGTAAACGGGAGATAAGGGATGCCCGCGTCACGGGTCTGTGACCGGTGGGCGCAGAGGCTGGATGACGTGGCGCCCGCCGCGATACAGATGGACACATGAGCGACAACGGGGGAGTCCCTCGCGGGGGCGACGAGCCGACGAGTTTCAGTCTGCGACCACCGAGACCTGTGACGCGGGAGCGGCAGCCGGGGGCCGCGGTGCCGGGGCAGCCGACGGAGGGCCAGGGGCACGTCCGGCACCCGGGGGGCGTGGGGCCCGGCCGGCAGCCGGAGGTTCCGGTCGCCGTGCCCTTCCCGGGCAATCCTTATGCCACGCCCGACATCACCGTCCCGGACCGGGCGGGGTCCTCGGCGCCGGCGCCCTCGGGCGAACCGGGGGCGGGCCGGCTCGTCGCCGGGCGCTACCGCCTGCTCGCCAAGCTGGGGCACGGCGGCATGGGCACGGTGTGGCGGGCCATGGACGAGACCGTGGACCGCGAGGTCGCCGTCAAGGAACCGCGTGTCCCGGACCATCTTCCCGAGCGTGAACGGGCCAACGCCTACGAGCGGATGCGGCGCGAGGCACGCGCGGCGGCGCGGCTCGACCATCCCGCCGTGGTGAACGTCCACGACGTCGCCGTCGTGGACGGGCAGCCCTGGATCGTCATGGAACTGGTGCGGGGCCGCTCGCTCGGCGACGCACTCAGGGAGGGCACCCTCGGCAGCCGCGAGGCCGCGCGCATCGGCCTGGAGGTCCTCGGTGCCCTGGAGGCGGCGCACGCGGCGGGCGTCCTGCACCGAGACGTCAAGCCCGACAACGTGCTCCTCGGGCCGCACGACCGCGTCGTGCTCACCGACTTCGGCATCGCCCGGATCGAGGGCGACACGAACCTGACGGACACCGGCGGCTTCGTCGGCTCGCCCGAGTACATCGCCCCGGAGCGGGTGCTGGGAGTACGCCCCGGTCCCGCCTCCGACCTCTGGTCGCTCGGCGTGGTGCTCTACGCCGCCACCGAGGGCGTCTCACCGTTCCGGCGCAGCAACACGCCCGCCACGCTCCAGTCGGTCCTCAACGCGACACCGGCCGCGCCCGCCTCCGCGGGTGCCCCGCTCGCGGAGGCGATCAACGGGCTGCTCGCCAAGGAACCGTCCCACCGTCCACCGGCGGCCGAGGTCCGGCGCCTCCTGGAGGAGGCCGTACGGCCACCCGCCCCCGCGCCGACACAGGTCACGCGGATGGAGGGCGTCGCGGGCCCGGACGGAACCCCGGTGCCCGGTGGCGGGGGCATCCGTATCGGCCGCAAGGCCCTGATCGGCCTCGTGGCAGCGGTCGCCGCCGTGGTCGTCGCGGCCGCGTCGACGGCGTACGTGGTGATCGCGGACCCGTTCGCCGGTCCGCTGCCGGACGGCTGGCGCAAGCGGCACGTGGCCGACGTCGCCGCGACGCTGGCGGTGCCCGCCGAGTACCAGGAGGGGACACCGGACCGGACGTCGGACAAGGAGCACTGGGTCGGGTACACCGACTGGAGCGGGAGCATCTGGATCGAGCTGCACCTCTACAGGAAGTCCGAAGACGCCAACAAGAAGATCAAGGACTCGGCGCGGGCCGAAATGTACGCGGAAGACGATGGGTTCAAGGCGAGCGGCTCGTACTACCTGAGTATGCCCGCGGGCCCGAGGACGACCCCGGACGCCAAGGCGACGTACCACGACAGGGAGTCCGCCGAGAACACGGTGGTCTACACGAGCACCGACACCCAGAACCCCCGCCCTCGCGAACTCAGGCTCTTCTACTACAAGTCGAAGGCGGGCGACATGTACAAGCTCACGATCAGCTATCCGGGCAAGGGAGACTTCACCGCGCGGGGCCGTGAGGTCGCCGACGCGGCGATCGCGAACCTGGACATCGACAAACCGTGAGAACCGATCCGCTGGTGATCGTCGGACGGACAACCCCCTGATCAGCGCATTTACTGCCAGTGATCACTGGCAGTGTGTGAGCACTCCGTGAAAGGCCATTACCGACGGGTACCCAAAGGGGGCGCGTAGGCATACTCTGCGGCTCATGACGGACTCGCAGGCCGCGGAGCAGGCCACGGACAGCACCGGCGCCGATGAGACGGCCGGTACCGACGCGACGGCCGGCGCGGCCGACGCGACCGCCGCCCTCGGCACCAACCCCCTCGCCCCCGCCCCGGCCGGCGCGCGTACCGCCGCCGATGTCGTCACCCCCGAGCTCGTCGCGCAGCTCACCAAGGGCGTGACCGGTTCGGGGCGGACCGCCAACCACACGCCGTTCACCGGCGAGAAGCTCGCCGACGTGCCCGAGTCCACCCCCGAGGACGTCGAGAAGGCCTTCGAGCGGGCCCGTGCCGCACAGGGCGCGTGGGCGGCCACTCCGGTACGGCGGCGCGCCGCCGTTCTGCTCCGCTTCCACGACCTCGTGCTCGCCCGGCAGGCCGAGGTCCTGGACCTCATCCAGCTGGAGACCGGCAAGGCCCGGCTGCACGCCCACGAAGAGGTCCAGGCCGTCCTGGTCGCGGCGCGGCACTACGGACTCAAGGCGCCTTCCTATCTGCGCCCCAAGCGCCACGCGGGCGCGATGCCCACCCTCACCAAGGTCACCGAGCTGCGTCACCCGCGTGGTGTCGTCGGGCAGATCGCGCCCTGGAACTACCCGCTGGAGCTGTCGGTCGGCGACGCGCTGCCGGCCTTCGTCGCGGGCAACGCGGTCGTCATGAAGCCCGACACCGAGACCTGCCTCACCGCCCTGTGGGCGCGTGACCTGCTCGTCGAGGCCGGGCTGCCCGCCGAGATCTTCCAGGTCGTCATCGGTGACGGGCCGGTCGTCGGACCCGAGGTGGTCAGGCACGCCGACTACGTCTCCTTCACGGGGTCGACCCGGACCGGCCGCGAGGTCGCGCAGGGCGCGGCCGCCCGTCTCGTCGGCGTCTCCCTCGAACTCGGCGGCAAGAACGCCATGGTGGTCCTGGAGGACGCCGACCTCGACAAGGCCGCCGCCGGCGCCGTCCGCGCCTGCTTCTCCTCCGCCGGCCAACTCTGCATCTCCATCGAGCGGTTGTACGTCCACGAGTCCATAGCCGACGCGTTCACCGAGCGGTTCGCCGCCCGGACCAGGGCGATACGGCTCGGCACGTCCCTCGCGTACGGGGCGGACATGGGATCCCTGGTCGGGGAGCGGCAGCTGGAGACCGTGACGCGGCACGTCGAGGAAGCCGTCGCCAAGGGGGCCAGGGTCGTCGCGGGCGGTGTCGCCCGGCCCGACATCGGCCCGTACTTCTACGAGCCCACCATCCTCGACGGGGTCGAGGCCCCGATGGCCGTCTGCGCCGAGGAGACGTTCGGTCCCGTCGTCTCCATCTACCGGTTCACGACCGAGGACGAGGTCGTCGAGCGCGCCAACTCCACCTCGTACGGCCTCAACTCCTCCGTCTGGACGAAGGACGGCCGGCGCGGTCGCGCGATCGCGGCCCGGCTGCGGACCGGCACGGTGAACGTCAACGAGGGGTACGCGCCCGCGTACGGCAGCGTCCAGTCGCCCATGGGTGGCATGAAGGACTCCGGCCTCGGCCGCCGGCACGGCTCCGAGGGCATCCTCAAGTACACCGAGGCGCAGACCGTCGCCCACCAGAGACTGCTGCCGATGGCGCCGTCCCTGGGCATGGACGACGAGAAGTACGCGGCGTTCATGAGCCGGAGCCTGAAGGTCATGAAGGCGATCCGCCTGCGGTAGGGGCCGGCGCCCTTCGCGGGTCCTCGCCAACGGTCCACGGTTCTCAAACAGTTCTCAAACGGTCTCGACGAGGAGAGCGGCACGTGTCACAGGAGAGCTCTGTCCAGGAACAGCCGGACGAGGGAACGTACGACTACGACGTCGTCGTCGTCGGCTCCGGCTTCGGCGGCTCCGTCACCGCCCTGCGGCTGACGGAGAAGGGGTACCGCGTGGGTGTCCTCGAAGCCGGCCGACGCTTCACCCGCGACACGCTCCCCAAGAACTCCTGGGACATCAGGAACTACCTCTGGGCGCCGCGGCTCGGCATGTACGGAATCCAGCGCATCCATCTGCTGGGCAATGTGATGGTGCTGGCGGGCGCGGGAGTGGGCGGCGGTTCGCTCAACTACGCCAACACCCTCTACGTACCGCCGAAGCCGTTCTTCGAGGACCCGCAGTGGAAGGACATCACCGACTGGGAGGAGGAGCTGAAGCCGTACTACGACCAGGCCCGGCGCATGCTGGGTGTGCGGCTCAACCCGACCATGACCCCGTCGGACGTCCACCTCAAGGCCGCCGCGGAGCGCATGGGGGTCGGCGACACCTTCCACATGGCGCCGGTCGGCGTCTTCTTCGGCGACGGACAGGACGCGGACGGCTCCGCCGGTGCGAAGCCCGGCGAGGAGGTCGCCGACCCGTATTTCGGGGGCGTCGGGCCCTCGCGCAAGGCCTGCACCGAATGCGGCGAGTGCATGACCGGCTGCCGCCACGGCGCCAAGAACACCCTCAACGAGAACTATCTCCACCTCGCCGAGAAGGCGGGTGCCGTCGTCCATCCCATGACGACCGTCGTGTCCGTCACCGACGACTCGCGGGGCGGTTACGCCGTCCGGACCCTCCCGACGGACAACCGGCGCAAGGGCCCGGGGCGGACGTTCACCGCGCGCCGGGTCGTTCTCGCGGCCGGCACCTACGGCACCCAGACGCTGCTGCACCGCATGAAGGCCGGCGGTCAGCTGCCGTACCTGTCGAAGAGGCTGGGCGAGCTGACCCGCACCAACTCCGAGGCCCTGGTGGGCGCCCAGACCGACGACCGCCGCTACCGCAAGGCGCACGGGACACCCAAGGCCGACTTCACCCAGGGTGTGGCCATCACGTCCTCGATCCACCCGGACGAGAACACCCACATCGAACCCGTGCGCTACGGCAAGGGCTCCAATGCCATGGGCGGCATGTCGATCCTCCAAGTCCCCTATGCCGAGGGCTCGTCGAGGGTGGCCGGGTGGCTCGTCAACGCGGCCCGGCATCCGCTGCTGACGCTCCGGTCGCTCTCCAACCGCCGCTGGTCCGAGCACACCATCATCGGGCTGGTGATGCAGTCGCTCGACAACTCCCTGACGACGTATCTCAAGCCCAAGGGCGCGGGCAAGGGGCTGTTGACGGCACGTCAGGGACACGGCGCGCCCAACCCCAAGCAGATCGAGGCCGCTTCGCGCGCCGCCTCCGTCCTCGCCGAGGAGATCAACGGTTTCCCGGGCAGCAACGTCGGCGAGCTGATGGGCACCCCGCTGACCGCCCACTTCCTCGGCGGCTGTCCGATCGGCGCCGGTGCCGAGGAGGGCGTCATCGACCCCTACCACCGGCTCTACGGCCACCCCGGCATCTCCGTGGTCGACGGCGCCGCGGTCTCCGCGAACCTCGGCGTCAATCCGTCGCTCACCATCACCGCGCAGGCCGAGCGGGCCATGTCGTTCTGGCCCAACAAGGGCGAGGCCGATCCGCGTCCGGCGCCGGGAGCCTCGTACGAGCGTCTCAAGGCGGTGGCGCCGGGGCGTCCCGCCGTTCCCGCGGACGCGTTCGGCGCGCTGCGGCTGCCGTTCCTGGGCATGCCGGCGATGCCGCCGAAACCGTAGCCGTAGCCGTAGCCCGGGACCCGGCCCCGCAGGGCTGGGACCAGGCCCCATAGAGCCGGGAGCCGGCAGCCGACCCGTACAACGAAGAGAAGGACCTGCGCCCCCCTCCGAGCGCAGGTCCTTCTCTTCGTATGTGACCGACGACCGCGTCAGTCGTGCCGTGCCGTGGTGTTACGCGCTCGCGCCGGCCTTGCGGCGACGGACGACGACCAGCGCACCGGCACCGGCGACGACGGCGATACCGCCGGCGAGGCCGATCATCGGCAGCGCGGAGCTGGAGCCCGTCTCGGCGAGGCTGCCGTCGACCTGCGGCGTGTTGCTCTTGTCGGCCGGCTTGTCCGAGACCGGAACCTTGCCACCACCCTGCGGCTTGGTGCCGTCGGTGTCCGTGCCGGCCGCGACGATCTGGAACTTGTACGCGACCTCGCCGTAGCCGACGCACTCCGAGTCGGCGTCGCCGTAGATGCTGGCGCCGAGGGAGAAGCCGACGCCGACCGGGGCGCTGGACTTCACGTTGATGCGGAGCGGGAAGTCGACCTCGTAGTCGGGCTTGAGCTCGTCGGTGTAGCCGACGTAGCCGACCGCGTCACCGTCGTCGTCGAGGTCCTCCCAGACCTTGTCGTCCGGGTTGTACGCCTGGAGCTGGACCTGCTTGCTCTTGAACATGTCCTCGCCGTTCTTGTCGGGCGACGCGCCCGCGAAGAAGCCGAGGTCAGTCAGGGTGGAGTCGGATTTGTTCAGGACGTCCAGGGAGAACTTGTGCCATCCGCTGCCCGCCGCGATCTTGCCGGGCAGACCGTTGATGGAGACCTGGACCTTGGACTCCGAGCAGTCGGAGGGCTCGGGCTCGGGGGACTCCTCCGGCTCGGACTCCGATGCGGAGACGCTCGGCGCGGGCGCCGACTCCGACGTGGAGGTGCTCGGCGCGGGCGCCGACGCGGAAGAGGACGCGGAGGCGGAGGCGGAGGCGGAGGCCGACGCCGGGTCGGTCGG includes:
- a CDS encoding serine/threonine-protein kinase yields the protein MSDNGGVPRGGDEPTSFSLRPPRPVTRERQPGAAVPGQPTEGQGHVRHPGGVGPGRQPEVPVAVPFPGNPYATPDITVPDRAGSSAPAPSGEPGAGRLVAGRYRLLAKLGHGGMGTVWRAMDETVDREVAVKEPRVPDHLPERERANAYERMRREARAAARLDHPAVVNVHDVAVVDGQPWIVMELVRGRSLGDALREGTLGSREAARIGLEVLGALEAAHAAGVLHRDVKPDNVLLGPHDRVVLTDFGIARIEGDTNLTDTGGFVGSPEYIAPERVLGVRPGPASDLWSLGVVLYAATEGVSPFRRSNTPATLQSVLNATPAAPASAGAPLAEAINGLLAKEPSHRPPAAEVRRLLEEAVRPPAPAPTQVTRMEGVAGPDGTPVPGGGGIRIGRKALIGLVAAVAAVVVAAASTAYVVIADPFAGPLPDGWRKRHVADVAATLAVPAEYQEGTPDRTSDKEHWVGYTDWSGSIWIELHLYRKSEDANKKIKDSARAEMYAEDDGFKASGSYYLSMPAGPRTTPDAKATYHDRESAENTVVYTSTDTQNPRPRELRLFYYKSKAGDMYKLTISYPGKGDFTARGREVADAAIANLDIDKP
- a CDS encoding succinic semialdehyde dehydrogenase, with product MTDSQAAEQATDSTGADETAGTDATAGAADATAALGTNPLAPAPAGARTAADVVTPELVAQLTKGVTGSGRTANHTPFTGEKLADVPESTPEDVEKAFERARAAQGAWAATPVRRRAAVLLRFHDLVLARQAEVLDLIQLETGKARLHAHEEVQAVLVAARHYGLKAPSYLRPKRHAGAMPTLTKVTELRHPRGVVGQIAPWNYPLELSVGDALPAFVAGNAVVMKPDTETCLTALWARDLLVEAGLPAEIFQVVIGDGPVVGPEVVRHADYVSFTGSTRTGREVAQGAAARLVGVSLELGGKNAMVVLEDADLDKAAAGAVRACFSSAGQLCISIERLYVHESIADAFTERFAARTRAIRLGTSLAYGADMGSLVGERQLETVTRHVEEAVAKGARVVAGGVARPDIGPYFYEPTILDGVEAPMAVCAEETFGPVVSIYRFTTEDEVVERANSTSYGLNSSVWTKDGRRGRAIAARLRTGTVNVNEGYAPAYGSVQSPMGGMKDSGLGRRHGSEGILKYTEAQTVAHQRLLPMAPSLGMDDEKYAAFMSRSLKVMKAIRLR
- a CDS encoding GMC family oxidoreductase — encoded protein: MSQESSVQEQPDEGTYDYDVVVVGSGFGGSVTALRLTEKGYRVGVLEAGRRFTRDTLPKNSWDIRNYLWAPRLGMYGIQRIHLLGNVMVLAGAGVGGGSLNYANTLYVPPKPFFEDPQWKDITDWEEELKPYYDQARRMLGVRLNPTMTPSDVHLKAAAERMGVGDTFHMAPVGVFFGDGQDADGSAGAKPGEEVADPYFGGVGPSRKACTECGECMTGCRHGAKNTLNENYLHLAEKAGAVVHPMTTVVSVTDDSRGGYAVRTLPTDNRRKGPGRTFTARRVVLAAGTYGTQTLLHRMKAGGQLPYLSKRLGELTRTNSEALVGAQTDDRRYRKAHGTPKADFTQGVAITSSIHPDENTHIEPVRYGKGSNAMGGMSILQVPYAEGSSRVAGWLVNAARHPLLTLRSLSNRRWSEHTIIGLVMQSLDNSLTTYLKPKGAGKGLLTARQGHGAPNPKQIEAASRAASVLAEEINGFPGSNVGELMGTPLTAHFLGGCPIGAGAEEGVIDPYHRLYGHPGISVVDGAAVSANLGVNPSLTITAQAERAMSFWPNKGEADPRPAPGASYERLKAVAPGRPAVPADAFGALRLPFLGMPAMPPKP
- a CDS encoding LAETG motif-containing sortase-dependent surface protein, which produces MKLRRAMATAAATAVIAPLALLSVAPAAFAEESPSPSASVSESAPESAKPSQSESAGPTDPASASASASASASSSASAPAPSTSTSESAPAPSVSASESEPEESPEPEPSDCSESKVQVSINGLPGKIAAGSGWHKFSLDVLNKSDSTLTDLGFFAGASPDKNGEDMFKSKQVQLQAYNPDDKVWEDLDDDGDAVGYVGYTDELKPDYEVDFPLRINVKSSAPVGVGFSLGASIYGDADSECVGYGEVAYKFQIVAAGTDTDGTKPQGGGKVPVSDKPADKSNTPQVDGSLAETGSSSALPMIGLAGGIAVVAGAGALVVVRRRKAGASA